The following are encoded together in the Natator depressus isolate rNatDep1 chromosome 10, rNatDep2.hap1, whole genome shotgun sequence genome:
- the ST8SIA2 gene encoding alpha-2,8-sialyltransferase 8B isoform X2 codes for MQLPCRSWALALLTLLVGFLIFVDISELEEEETGAEVVINGSSSPAVVDRSNESIKHIKPASFRWRHNQTLSLKIRKQILKFLDAEKDISVLKGTLKPGDVIHYVFDRDSTMNVSQNLYELLPRTSPLKGKHFRTCAIVGNSGILLNSGCGREIDAHSFVIRCNLAPVQDYAWDVGMKTDLVTMNPSVIQRAFEDLVNETWREKLLQRLHSLNGSILWIPAFMAKGGKERVEWVNELILKHRVNVRTAYPSLRLLHAVRGYWLTNKVHIKRPTTGLLMYTLATRFCSRIYLYGFWPFPRDQNQSPVKYHYYDSLKYGYTSQASPHTMPLEFKALKTLHQEGALKLTVGECDGAT; via the exons ATGCAGCTGCCGTGCCGGAGCTGGGCGCTGGCGCTGCTCACCCTGCTCGTGGGCTTCCTCATCTTCGTGGACATCTCGGAGCTCGAGGAGGAGGAGACCGG AGCTGAAGTAGTAATAAATGGCTCTTCATCTCCAGCTGTTGTTGACAGAAGTAATGAAAGCATTAAGCACATTAAACCAGCTTCATTCCGATGGAGACACAACCAGACACTCTCTCTGAAGATCAG GAAACAGATCTTGAAGTTCCTGGATGCGGAGAAAGACATCTCCGTGCTGAAGGGGACCCTGAAGCCCGGGGACGTCATCCACTACGTCTTTGACCGGGACAGCACCATGAATGTCTCACAGAACCTCTATGAGCTGCTGCCAAGGACCTCGCCCCTGAAGGGCAAGCACTTCCGGACCTGCGCCATCGTGGGCAACTCAGGGATCCTGCTGAACAGTGGCTGCGGGAGAGAAATCGATGCTCACAGCTTCGTAATCAG GTGTAATCTGGCCCCTGTTCAGGACTATGCCTGGGATGTGGGGATGAAGACGGACCTTGTGACTATGAATCCGTCTGTCATCCAGCGGGCCTTCGAGGACCTGGTGAACGAGACCTGGCGGGAGAAGCTGCTACAGCGCCTCCACAGCCTGAATGGCAGCATCCTCTGGATCCCGGCATTCATGGCCAAAGGGGGCAAGGAGCGCGTGGAGTGGGTCAACGAGCTCATCCTCAAGCACCGCGTCAACGTCCGCACCGCCTACCCCTCGCTGCGCCTGCTGCACGCCGTCCGAGG GTACTGGCTAACAAACAAAGTGCACATAAAACGACCAACCACCGGCCTGCTCATGTACACCCTGGCCACCCGCTTCTGCAGCAGGATCTATCTCTATGGCTTCTGGCCTTTTCCCCGGGATCAGAACCAGAGCCCCGTCAAATATCACTACTATGACAGCCTGAAGTACGGCTACAcctcccaggccagcccccacaccATGCCCTTGGAGTTCAAAGCCCTAAAGACGCTGCACCAGGAAGGAGCCTTGAAACTGACTGTCGGAGAGTGCGATGGGGCCACGTAA
- the ST8SIA2 gene encoding alpha-2,8-sialyltransferase 8B isoform X1, whose product MQLPCRSWALALLTLLVGFLIFVDISELEEEETGNSGGRGTIRSAVNSLHSKSNRAEVVINGSSSPAVVDRSNESIKHIKPASFRWRHNQTLSLKIRKQILKFLDAEKDISVLKGTLKPGDVIHYVFDRDSTMNVSQNLYELLPRTSPLKGKHFRTCAIVGNSGILLNSGCGREIDAHSFVIRCNLAPVQDYAWDVGMKTDLVTMNPSVIQRAFEDLVNETWREKLLQRLHSLNGSILWIPAFMAKGGKERVEWVNELILKHRVNVRTAYPSLRLLHAVRGYWLTNKVHIKRPTTGLLMYTLATRFCSRIYLYGFWPFPRDQNQSPVKYHYYDSLKYGYTSQASPHTMPLEFKALKTLHQEGALKLTVGECDGAT is encoded by the exons ATGCAGCTGCCGTGCCGGAGCTGGGCGCTGGCGCTGCTCACCCTGCTCGTGGGCTTCCTCATCTTCGTGGACATCTCGGAGCTCGAGGAGGAGGAGACCGG GAATTCTGGAGGCAGAGGTACAATCAGATCAGCTGTGAACAGCTTACATAGCAAATCTAATAG AGCTGAAGTAGTAATAAATGGCTCTTCATCTCCAGCTGTTGTTGACAGAAGTAATGAAAGCATTAAGCACATTAAACCAGCTTCATTCCGATGGAGACACAACCAGACACTCTCTCTGAAGATCAG GAAACAGATCTTGAAGTTCCTGGATGCGGAGAAAGACATCTCCGTGCTGAAGGGGACCCTGAAGCCCGGGGACGTCATCCACTACGTCTTTGACCGGGACAGCACCATGAATGTCTCACAGAACCTCTATGAGCTGCTGCCAAGGACCTCGCCCCTGAAGGGCAAGCACTTCCGGACCTGCGCCATCGTGGGCAACTCAGGGATCCTGCTGAACAGTGGCTGCGGGAGAGAAATCGATGCTCACAGCTTCGTAATCAG GTGTAATCTGGCCCCTGTTCAGGACTATGCCTGGGATGTGGGGATGAAGACGGACCTTGTGACTATGAATCCGTCTGTCATCCAGCGGGCCTTCGAGGACCTGGTGAACGAGACCTGGCGGGAGAAGCTGCTACAGCGCCTCCACAGCCTGAATGGCAGCATCCTCTGGATCCCGGCATTCATGGCCAAAGGGGGCAAGGAGCGCGTGGAGTGGGTCAACGAGCTCATCCTCAAGCACCGCGTCAACGTCCGCACCGCCTACCCCTCGCTGCGCCTGCTGCACGCCGTCCGAGG GTACTGGCTAACAAACAAAGTGCACATAAAACGACCAACCACCGGCCTGCTCATGTACACCCTGGCCACCCGCTTCTGCAGCAGGATCTATCTCTATGGCTTCTGGCCTTTTCCCCGGGATCAGAACCAGAGCCCCGTCAAATATCACTACTATGACAGCCTGAAGTACGGCTACAcctcccaggccagcccccacaccATGCCCTTGGAGTTCAAAGCCCTAAAGACGCTGCACCAGGAAGGAGCCTTGAAACTGACTGTCGGAGAGTGCGATGGGGCCACGTAA